TCAGAGCTTTGTCTTTGAAGTCATCGAACGACACTGCTTTCAAAAACTCCATTAACCTATCCGGATGGTCTGTAACCTTACCCGCTGCATCTACAAATTTCATTTTGCTCCACAGAATATTTTTGAGCTGTGTTTCAGCATCGTCTGTCATGAAATACTCTACGATCAATGAATTCTGATCGAACCAGATGATTCTGGAGTATAGCTTGACCCACTCTCCCATTCCAGCGGAGCGCAGATAGGAGATTTGATGATTGTACACCACCCATATCGCATCAAAGGCCCGATAGATCTCTGAGTTTTGCATATCGTAGAGCTTGGGCACCTGATCCTCCCTGCCATTGAAGTAGTAGTCAAAATACTTGGCGTTGTTCAAATGCCGCAGCGGATCACAATCCTGAAAGCGAATGACTGAACGGGTTTTGGTGGTTTTCTCGTATTTTTTTTCTGGGTCGAATTGAAACATGTTATAGGTATCGTACTTTGATGATATTCATATGATGAGCCATATGGCCCGCGAGTATATACACGATTGCTCTACACGAAGTTGCGTGTCCACTGGCTTTTCCTATCTTCTTCAACTGATCCTCGGTAAAGTTCTGGATCATACTCATGTTAGCATTTCTGACTTGAATAAACTCGGTGATCAAGTCCTGACCACTATTGGCCTCATCGTCAGCCCCTGCGATATAGTCATCCTGCTCAAAGCCCGGCAATGGAGTCTGCTCACCTCTGGCAATGCACATGGCACGATAGCCAAATACCCGCTCAGTATCAATCACATGACGCAGCATCTGCTTGAGTGTCCATTTGCCCTCTTCATAAGCATAGCTCCACTCCTCCTTGTCTAACTTTTCATAGAGATCTACCCATTCATCTCTTTGATTTTTAAGCAATTCTAGGATATCCGAGGCATCAATCACATGATCGATGTAGCCTTGATAGAATAGGCCGTACTCTCCTTCTTCTGGTTTAGATATG
This is a stretch of genomic DNA from Reichenbachiella ulvae. It encodes these proteins:
- a CDS encoding acyl-CoA thioesterase is translated as MFQFDPEKKYEKTTKTRSVIRFQDCDPLRHLNNAKYFDYYFNGREDQVPKLYDMQNSEIYRAFDAIWVVYNHQISYLRSAGMGEWVKLYSRIIWFDQNSLIVEYFMTDDAETQLKNILWSKMKFVDAAGKVTDHPDRLMEFLKAVSFDDFKDKALNFDERLQEVKQEVKSQHIRYR
- a CDS encoding DinB family protein; its protein translation is MTISKPEEGEYGLFYQGYIDHVIDASDILELLKNQRDEWVDLYEKLDKEEWSYAYEEGKWTLKQMLRHVIDTERVFGYRAMCIARGEQTPLPGFEQDDYIAGADDEANSGQDLITEFIQVRNANMSMIQNFTEDQLKKIGKASGHATSCRAIVYILAGHMAHHMNIIKVRYL